Proteins from a genomic interval of Lycium ferocissimum isolate CSIRO_LF1 chromosome 2, AGI_CSIRO_Lferr_CH_V1, whole genome shotgun sequence:
- the LOC132045301 gene encoding E3 ubiquitin-protein ligase RMA1H1-like: MAFEQYYANEWKSISTPASSDSEKTSACFDCIICLDFARDPVVTLCGHLYCWPCIYKWFHFQSNSQSSVERPQCPVCKAEISQTDLVPLYGRGKTLPESEPDNKLTLKVPPRPPAFGPLSLSNSSNPSQQLPHPNASYLNSSSPSSFNLGSNTAAGVFNPVVGMFGEMVYDRVFGNSESLYTYPNSYHLVRNSSPRLRRQEMQADKSLNRISLFLFCCFLLCLLLF; encoded by the coding sequence AAATCGATCTCTACTCCAGCTTCATCAGACTCAGAGAAGACTTCTGCCTGCTTTGATTGCATCATCTGCTTGGACTTTGCTCGTGATCCGGTTGTTACACTTTGTGGCCATCTCTATTGTTGGCCTTGCATTTACAAGTGGTTTCACTTCCAGAGCAACTCACAGTCTTCAGTTGAACGCCCTCAATGCCCAGTTTGCAAGGCTGAAATCTCCCAAACAGATTTAGTCCCTCTTTACGGGCGTGGGAAAACACTGCCTGAATCTGAGCCTGATAACAAGCTCACTTTAAAAGTACCTCCCAGACCACCTGCATTTGGTCCATTATCATTGTCAAATTCCTCTAATCCTTCTCAGCAACTGCCACATCCTAATGCCAGTTACCTCAACAGTTCATCGCCTTCTTCGTTCAATCTTGGAAGCAATACAGCTGCGGGAGTCTTTAATCCAGTTGTTGGAATGTTTGGAGAGATGGTTTATGATAGGGTATTTGGGAACTCAGagagtttatatacatatcctAACTCCTATCATCTAGTGCGAAATAGTAGCCCAAGATTAAGAAGACAGGAAATGCAGGCTGACAAGTCTTTGAACAGAATTTCCCTTTTCCTCTTCTGCTGTTTTCTTCTTTGCCTATTGTTATTCTAG